From Erigeron canadensis isolate Cc75 chromosome 8, C_canadensis_v1, whole genome shotgun sequence, one genomic window encodes:
- the LOC122610470 gene encoding protein FAR1-RELATED SEQUENCE 5-like: protein MAIILNSNSIQENSEINHQNNAFTSTDISIFDSYPDHSELTISDGETVEYIPRNYTVGKEIKTEFGSRWIPECADEIKPSLGMEFGSIDEAFNFYSQYEGSKRNGRSDSKQSRNRPTQRTSCEGSKRNGRSDSKQSRNRPTQRTSCEACIRIVFNAEGRYSIYHFEEMHNHFLVHPDFRKHLKSCRSLDYSKQVLLHHLIDEASIGPSVGYRILTKIHGGHEAVGASKTDASKTDCKNWKRKYNSYISEADSQMMVNMLKQKKEFLEDFSFEYFTVNDGELAGLFWADEVSKLNYYAFGDVVSFDATYRTNKYDMVFIPFTEIDNHKKCVTFGAGMLAKEDISSYKWLLNEFKNAFPREPKVVLTDQDPPIKVVVSDVFKTARHRLCMWHIMEKVSVKVSHSILKSGLREWLHVLKKYDANEIKWLNDMYKLRYNWIPAYFQDWEMSGLMRTSSRSVSENHMFQQLMKSSSTLIEFYTHFDTAMQSQRWVQYENDQKSMYTTLDLTFSITDTSVKSCDIDDSIDRDANPNYFDELVQRHSQVTSNSEDKVVTCSCKKFERCGLFCKHIYYVLRLCGVEEIPNEYITKRWTKCVVPRRRISKLNLLPNQKNELKPILLDIFRNVDACVNRYLADPAKLAQFRDTLEELKKKADVDMGSKPPMGSKEFMAAMTGLPQPSSNEVTNPRNIRNKGCGTKRRLKSDREEAILKENNWRNCAYRKSLQQHDIQTCPIRIEAEKLEKEKLEKK, encoded by the exons ATGGCGATTATTCTAAACTCAAATTCTATTCAAGAAAATTCAGAAAttaatcatcaaaataatgcCTTCACCTCTACTGATATCTCAATTTTCGATTCATATCCAGATCATTCAGAATTAACGATTTCTGATGGAGAAA ctGTTGAGTATATTCCAAGGAATTATACTGTTGGGAAGGAGATTAAGACTGAATTTGGTTCAAGATGGATTCCAGAGTGTGCTGATGAGATTAAACCTTCATTAGGCATGGAATTTGGTTCAATTGATGAAGCATTCAACTTCTATAGTCAATAT GAAGGTTCCAAACGTAACGGAAGAAGTGATTCTAAGCAAAGTAGAAATAGACCAACTCAAAGGACTAGTTGTGAAGGTTCCAAACGTAACGGAAGAAGTGATTCTAAGCAGAGTAGAAATAGACCAACTCAAAGGACTAGTTGTGAAGCTTGTATTCGTATAGTTTTTAATGCTGAAGGTAGATATTCCATTTATCATTTTGAGGAGATGCATAATCACTTTCTTGTGCATCCAGATTTTCGTAAGCATCTTAAGTCTTGTAGAAGTTTGGATTATTCAAAACAAGTCTTGTTGCATCATTTGATAGATGAGGCTAGTATAGGACCTAGTGTTGGGTATAGAATACTAACTAAGATTCATGGTGGACATGAAGCAGTAGGTGCTTCAAAGACTGACGCTTCAAAGACTGACTGTaagaattggaaaaggaagtACAATTCGTATATTAGTGAAGCAGATTCtcaaatgatggttaacatgttgaagcaaaaaaaagaatttttagaAGATTTTAGCTTTGAATATTTCACTGTGAATGATGGGGAGTTGGCAGGTCTCTTTTGGGCAGATGAAGTTTCTAAGTTGAATTACTATGCATTTGGGGATGTTGTATCTTTCGATGCAACTTACCGTACTAACAA GTACGATATGGTATTCATTCCATTCACAGAAATTGATAATCACAAAAAGTGTGTTACATTTGGAGCTGGAATGCTTGCTAAAGAGGATATTTCTTCCTATAAATGGCTCTTGAATGAATTCAAGAATGCATTTCCTCGTGAACCCAAAGTTGTATTGACAGATCAAGATCCACCCATTAAAGTGGTTGTTTCTGATGTGTTTAAAACGGCTAGACATAGATTATGCATGTGGCATATCATGGAGAAGGTGTCtgtaaag GTTTCTCACAGTATTCTTAAGTCTGGATTAAGAGAATGGCTTCATGTTCTTAAAAAGTATGATGCTAATGAAATTAAGTGGTTGAATGACATGTATAAGCTTAGGTATAATTGGATTCCAGCATATTTTCAAGACTGGGAAATGTCAGGACTTATGAGGACATCATCTAGGTCTGTAAGTGAAAATCACATGTTTCAGCAACTGATGAAGTCGTCTTCCACTttgattgagttttatactCATTTTGATACCGCTATGCAAAGTCAAAGATGGGTTCAAtatgaaaatgatcaaaaatCGATGTATACCACCCTTGATCTG ACTTTTTCCATAACTGATACAAGTGTCAAATCATGTGATATTGATGACTCTATTGACAGAGATGCAAATCCTAACTATTTTGATGAACTTGTTCAGCGTCATAGCCAG GTTACTTCCAATTCTGAAGATAAAGTAGTAACGTGTTCGTGCAAAAAGTTTGAACGATGTGGGCTTTTTTGCAAACATATTTACTATGTTTTGAGATTATGTGGAGTGGAAGAAATACCAAATGAGTATATAACAAAGAGATGGACGAAGTGTGTTGTACCTCGACGAAGAATTAGCAAATTGAATTTGTTGCCAAATCAAAAGAATGAATTGAAGCCTATTTTACTTGATATTTTCAGGAATGTAGATGCTTGTGTAAATAGGTATTTGGCTGACCCAGCAAAACTTGCTCAATTTAGAGACACTTTGGAAGAGTTGAAAAAGAAAGCTGATGTTGATATGGGCTCTAAGCCTCCAATGGGTTCAAAAGAATTTATGGCTGCAATGACTGGACTGCCTCAACCTTCTTCAAATGAAGTAACTAATCCACGAAATATACGAAATAAAGGTTGTGGAACAAAAAGAAGGCTCAAGAGTGACCGAGAAGAGGCtatattgaaagaaaataattggAGAAATTGTGCATACCGCAAATCTCTACAGCAACATGATATTCAAACTTGTCCGATCAGAATTGAGGCTGAGAAGTTAGAAAAGGAGaaactagaaaaaaaatga